One part of the Arabidopsis thaliana chromosome 4, partial sequence genome encodes these proteins:
- a CDS encoding Putative membrane lipoprotein (Putative membrane lipoprotein; LOCATED IN: endomembrane system; BEST Arabidopsis thaliana protein match is: Putative membrane lipoprotein (TAIR:AT4G08869.1); Has 35333 Blast hits to 34131 proteins in 2444 species: Archae - 798; Bacteria - 22429; Metazoa - 974; Fungi - 991; Plants - 531; Viruses - 0; Other Eukaryotes - 9610 (source: NCBI BLink).), translating into MKITILFLTLLVLSSSCTSIITKTMNSKETIYLDNPAVSPSIDQNLVDIHLGHSFVQGVMSFCYDCGKACFRRGKNLARCQKFVCRCTISKLR; encoded by the exons ATGAAGataactattttgtttttaactcttctagttctttcttcctcat GTACATCGATAATTACCAAAACAATGAATTCAAAAGAGACAATATATCTTGATAACCCAGCCGTGAGTCCTTCAATTGATCAAAATCTAGTGGATATACATCTTGGGCACTCTTTTGTTCAAGGCGTAATGAGTTTTTGTTATGACTGCGGAAAAGCTTGTTTTAGAAGGGGTAAAAATCTTGCTAGGTGTCAAAAGTTTGTTTGTCGTTGCACTATCAGTAAACTTAGATAG
- a CDS encoding uncharacterized protein (BEST Arabidopsis thaliana protein match is: Beta-galactosidase related protein (TAIR:AT3G43580.1); Has 30201 Blast hits to 17322 proteins in 780 species: Archae - 12; Bacteria - 1396; Metazoa - 17338; Fungi - 3422; Plants - 5037; Viruses - 0; Other Eukaryotes - 2996 (source: NCBI BLink).): MIDYSRKTSGFKSRTALLLDLKGPRRPRSSIVESTSAPPFSFMERNRSNLLVAAGLAPARHEAKNPFLTPQNLLIMAIYEIPESFVEVSLTHPSLACDMLLVSLCFRDSRDLSFKLFVCLIHLLYVCKIMLQNFVSYVPLFGFD; encoded by the coding sequence ATGATCGATTACTCTCGGAAAACCTCCGGATTCAAATCTCGAACTGCACTCCTACTTGACCTAAAGGGTCCTCGGCGTCCAAGATCTTCCATCGTGGAGAGCACCTCGGCTCCGCCCTTCTCCTTTATGGAGAGAAACCGCTCAAATCTCTTAGTCGCTGCGGGGCTCGCACCGGCGCGTCATGAGGCTAAGAACCCCTTTCTAACGCCACAAAATCTATTGATAATGGCTATTTATGAAATTCCCGAATCTTTCGTGGAAGTGTCTTTGACACATCCTAGTCTCGCTTGTGATATGTTGCTAGTCAGCCTCTGTTTCCGAGATTCTAGGGACCTATCCTTTaagctttttgtttgtcttatCCATCTCTTGTATGTTTGCAAGATTATGCTTCAAAACTTTGTATCCTATGTACCCCTCTTTGGGTTTGATTGA
- a CDS encoding pyrophosphate-fructose-6-phosphate 1-phosphotransferase-related / pyrophosphate-dependent 6-phosphofructose-1-kinase-like protein (pyrophosphate--fructose-6-phosphate 1-phosphotransferase-related / pyrophosphate-dependent 6-phosphofructose-1-kinase-related; BEST Arabidopsis thaliana protein match is: Phosphofructokinase family protein (TAIR:AT4G04040.1); Has 30201 Blast hits to 17322 proteins in 780 species: Archae - 12; Bacteria - 1396; Metazoa - 17338; Fungi - 3422; Plants - 5037; Viruses - 0; Other Eukaryotes - 2996 (source: NCBI BLink).), translating to MLEITSTMSSVNKQKIVTTKLISELNEVLAEENTEEKGQWKKNLKEETLKIFEFLPQNIQGSY from the exons ATGTTAGAGATTACATCAACAATGTCATCTGTAAACAAGCAAAAAATTGTTACAACTAAG cTTATTTCCGAACTGAATGAAGTCTTAGCAGAAGAAAACACCGAGGAAAAAGgtcaatggaagaagaatcttAAAGAAGAGACCTTAAAGATTTTCGAGTTTCTTCCTCAAAATATTCAAGGGTCTTATTAG
- the ARGAH2 gene encoding Arginase/deacetylase superfamily protein (Arginase/deacetylase superfamily protein; FUNCTIONS IN: arginase activity, cobalt ion binding, agmatinase activity; INVOLVED IN: response to jasmonic acid stimulus, polyamine metabolic process; LOCATED IN: mitochondrion; EXPRESSED IN: sepal vascular system, cotyledon vascular system, root vascular system, style, leaf; EXPRESSED DURING: seedling growth; CONTAINS InterPro DOMAIN/s: Ureohydrolase (InterPro:IPR006035); BEST Arabidopsis thaliana protein match is: arginase (TAIR:AT4G08900.1); Has 35333 Blast hits to 34131 proteins in 2444 species: Archae - 798; Bacteria - 22429; Metazoa - 974; Fungi - 991; Plants - 531; Viruses - 0; Other Eukaryotes - 9610 (source: NCBI BLink).) yields MWKIGQRGVPYFQRLIAAPFTTLRSLPTSLVETGQNRVIDASLTLIRERAKLKGELVRLIGGAKATTALLGVPLGHNSSFLEGPALAPPHVREAIWCGSTNSTTEEGKELKDPRVLSDVGDIPVQEIREMGVDDDRLMKVVSESVKLVMEEEPLRPLVIGGDHSISYPVVRAVSEKLGGPVDILHLDAHPDIYDRFEGNYYSHASSFARIMEGGYARRLLQVGIRSINKEGREQGKRFGVEQYEMRTFSKDRQMLENLVCINF; encoded by the exons ATGTGGAAGATTGGGCAGAGAGGAGTTCCCTATTTCCAGAGACTCATTGCTGCGCCGTTCACGACCTTGCGGTCCTTGCCAACTTCTTTGGTCGAGACAGGGCAGAACCGTGTCATTGATGCTTCGTTAACTCTCATCCGTGAAAGGGCAAAACTCAAA GGAGAGTTAGTGCGACTCATAGGAGGAGCAAAAGCTACAACAGCTCTTCTTGGAGTACCACTTGGTCAcaactcttcttttcttgaagGCCCAGCCTTGGCTCCTCCTCATGTAAGGGAAGCTATTTGGTGTGGTAGTACAAACTCCACCACTGAAGAAG GGAAGGAGCTAAAAGATCCACGTGTTCTAAGTGATGTTGGTGATATTCCGGTACAAGAGATTAGAGAAATGGGGGTTGATGATGATAGACTTATGAAAGTAGTAAGTGAATCTGTGAAGCTGGTGATGGAAGAG GAACCATTGCGCCCGCTGGTCATAGGTGGAGACCATTCCATATCTTATCCTGTTGTGAGAGCTGTTTCGGAGAAACTTGGAGGACCCGTGGatattcttcatcttgatgcACATCCCGATATATATGACCGTTTTGAAGGCAATTATTACTCTCATGCATCTTCTTTTGCTCGTATCATGGAAGGTGGCTATGCGCGGCGGCTTTTACAG GTTGGGATCAGATCCATAAACAAAGAAGGACGGGAACAAGGCAAGAGGTTTGGAGTAGAACAGTATGAGATGCGAACCTTCTCAAAAGATCGCCAAATGTTGGAAAACTTGGTATGTATCAATTTCTAA
- a CDS encoding uncharacterized protein (unknown protein; Has 35333 Blast hits to 34131 proteins in 2444 species: Archae - 798; Bacteria - 22429; Metazoa - 974; Fungi - 991; Plants - 531; Viruses - 0; Other Eukaryotes - 9610 (source: NCBI BLink).) has product MSPIVPSFTYPNLPDSPLTSLWRDYDCMRRGDAIETEMGVLATLALVLWEPYCNTCGELGHCPRMCRFYRPYGDLVIWFRLCDGTGNYASVCLIVIAGPPEGSSRMFPSTLTDASTSESMEDYWTSSRCPCIMCRNIYS; this is encoded by the coding sequence ATGTCCCCCATTGTTCCATCCTTCACATATCCGAACTTGCCTGATTCGCCACTCACCTCACTATGGAGAGATTATGATTGTATGCGACGAGGGGATGCTATAGAGACGGAGATGGGAGTGCTTGCGACTCTTGCACTCGTACTTTGGGAACCATATTGTAACACATGTGGGGAACTGGGACACTGTCCAAGGATGTGTCGTTTTTATCGCCCATATGGAGATCTGGTGATTTGGTTCCGTTTGTGTGACGGGACTGGAAACTATGCTAGTGTGTGTCTGATAGTCATAGCAGGACCACCTGAGGGCTCGTCTCGTATGTTTCCTTCCACTTTGACTGATGCATCCACCTCGGAATCTATGGAGGATTACTGGACTAGTTCTAGGTGTCCTTGTATTATGTGTAGGAATATTTACAGTTAA
- a CDS encoding Putative membrane lipoprotein: protein MNSKETTYLDSPAVSPSIDQYLVDIHLGHSFLQGVMSFCYDCGKACFRRGKNLARCKKFVCRCTKSGIK from the coding sequence ATGAATTCAAAAGAGACAACATATCTTGATAGTCCAGCAGTGAGTCCTTCAATTGATCAATATCTAGTGGATATACATCTCGGGCACTCTTTTCTTCAAGGCGTAATGAGTTTTTGTTATGACTGCGGAAAAGCTTGTTTTAGAAGGGGTAAAAATCTTGCTAGGtgtaaaaaatttgtttgtcgTTGCACTAAGAGTGGTATCAAATAA
- a CDS encoding uncharacterized protein (unknown protein; Has 35333 Blast hits to 34131 proteins in 2444 species: Archae - 798; Bacteria - 22429; Metazoa - 974; Fungi - 991; Plants - 531; Viruses - 0; Other Eukaryotes - 9610 (source: NCBI BLink).): MVVGDLFRTFSKDSLLCRSFQARSFFTFVWSTWSPVRSIFRIWLLDFPVTVAPTLIYRLSHLRVKTYIKLPVFCHTYPQRASVYTAPPSLPLSRFVPTNQRSTWPFIVVAASYRRLILNMHENEKLGFLVLTFELRLGLQQDGPDE; encoded by the coding sequence aTGGTGGTTGGAGATCTTTTTCGAACGTTTTCCAAAGATTCATTGCTCTGCCGATCCTTTCAGGCGAGATCCTTTTTCACCTTCGTCTGGTCGACATGGTCGCCGGTGAGATCTATCTTCAGAATCTGGTTGCTCGATTTTCCGGTAACGGTGGCTCCAACTCTAATATATCGTCTCTCTCACCTCCGGGTGAAGACATATATAAAGTTGCCAGTTTTTTGTCATACTTATCCTCAACGAGCCAGCGTTTACACCGCACCTCCCTCTTTGCCGCTCTCGAGATTTGTCCCAACAAATCAGAGATCTACTTGGCCATTCATTGTCGTTGCGGCTTCATACCGTCGCCTCATCCTGAACATGCATGAAAATGAGAAACTAGGGTTTctagttttgacttttgagttaCGTTTGGGCTTACAGCAAGATGGGCCGGATGAATAA
- the ARGAH2 gene encoding Arginase/deacetylase superfamily protein (Arginase/deacetylase superfamily protein; FUNCTIONS IN: arginase activity, cobalt ion binding, agmatinase activity; INVOLVED IN: response to jasmonic acid stimulus, polyamine metabolic process; LOCATED IN: mitochondrion, chloroplast; EXPRESSED IN: sepal vascular system, cotyledon vascular system, root vascular system, style, leaf; EXPRESSED DURING: seedling growth; CONTAINS InterPro DOMAIN/s: Ureohydrolase (InterPro:IPR006035); BEST Arabidopsis thaliana protein match is: arginase (TAIR:AT4G08900.1); Has 8845 Blast hits to 8843 proteins in 1673 species: Archae - 297; Bacteria - 4692; Metazoa - 410; Fungi - 370; Plants - 72; Viruses - 0; Other Eukaryotes - 3004 (source: NCBI BLink).): MWKIGQRGVPYFQRLIAAPFTTLRSLPTSLVETGQNRVIDASLTLIRERAKLKGELVRLIGGAKATTALLGVPLGHNSSFLEGPALAPPHVREAIWCGSTNSTTEEGKELKDPRVLSDVGDIPVQEIREMGVDDDRLMKVVSESVKLVMEEEPLRPLVIGGDHSISYPVVRAVSEKLGGPVDILHLDAHPDIYDRFEGNYYSHASSFARIMEGGYARRLLQVGIRSINKEGREQGKRFGVEQYEMRTFSKDRQMLENLKLGEGVKGVYISIDVDCLDPGFAHGVSHFEPGGLSFRDVLNILHNLQGDLVGADVVEYNPQRDTADDMTAMVAAKFVRELAAKMSK, encoded by the exons ATGTGGAAGATTGGGCAGAGAGGAGTTCCCTATTTCCAGAGACTCATTGCTGCGCCGTTCACGACCTTGCGGTCCTTGCCAACTTCTTTGGTCGAGACAGGGCAGAACCGTGTCATTGATGCTTCGTTAACTCTCATCCGTGAAAGGGCAAAACTCAAA GGAGAGTTAGTGCGACTCATAGGAGGAGCAAAAGCTACAACAGCTCTTCTTGGAGTACCACTTGGTCAcaactcttcttttcttgaagGCCCAGCCTTGGCTCCTCCTCATGTAAGGGAAGCTATTTGGTGTGGTAGTACAAACTCCACCACTGAAGAAG GGAAGGAGCTAAAAGATCCACGTGTTCTAAGTGATGTTGGTGATATTCCGGTACAAGAGATTAGAGAAATGGGGGTTGATGATGATAGACTTATGAAAGTAGTAAGTGAATCTGTGAAGCTGGTGATGGAAGAG GAACCATTGCGCCCGCTGGTCATAGGTGGAGACCATTCCATATCTTATCCTGTTGTGAGAGCTGTTTCGGAGAAACTTGGAGGACCCGTGGatattcttcatcttgatgcACATCCCGATATATATGACCGTTTTGAAGGCAATTATTACTCTCATGCATCTTCTTTTGCTCGTATCATGGAAGGTGGCTATGCGCGGCGGCTTTTACAG GTTGGGATCAGATCCATAAACAAAGAAGGACGGGAACAAGGCAAGAGGTTTGGAGTAGAACAGTATGAGATGCGAACCTTCTCAAAAGATCGCCAAATGTTGGAAAACTTG AAACTAGGGGAAGGAGTGAAGGGCGTGTATATCTCGATCGATGTTGACTGTCTCGATCCGGGATTCGCGCACGGAGTGTCCCACTTCGAACCAGGAGGTCTTTCTTTCCGAGACGTCCTTAACATATTACACAACCTTCAGGGAGATTTGGTGGGGGCTGATGTTGTTGAGTACAATCCACAGCGTGATACCGCTGATG
- a CDS encoding Putative membrane lipoprotein (Putative membrane lipoprotein; LOCATED IN: endomembrane system; BEST Arabidopsis thaliana protein match is: Putative membrane lipoprotein (TAIR:AT4G08875.1); Has 35333 Blast hits to 34131 proteins in 2444 species: Archae - 798; Bacteria - 22429; Metazoa - 974; Fungi - 991; Plants - 531; Viruses - 0; Other Eukaryotes - 9610 (source: NCBI BLink).), with amino-acid sequence MKTIILFLTLLVISSSCTSIITKTMNSKETTYLDSPAVSPSIDQYLVDIHLGHSFLQGVMSFCYDCGKACFRRGKNLARCKKFVCRCTKSGIK; translated from the exons ATGAAgacaattattttgtttttaactcttCTAGTCATTTCTTCCTCAT GTACATCGATAATTACCAAAACAATGAATTCAAAAGAGACAACATATCTTGATAGTCCAGCAGTGAGTCCTTCAATTGATCAATATCTAGTGGATATACATCTCGGGCACTCTTTTCTTCAAGGCGTAATGAGTTTTTGTTATGACTGCGGAAAAGCTTGTTTTAGAAGGGGTAAAAATCTTGCTAGGtgtaaaaaatttgtttgtcgTTGCACTAAGAGTGGTATCAAATAA